Proteins from a genomic interval of Croceicoccus naphthovorans:
- a CDS encoding UPF0262 family protein — MADPRIIDIALDEATILWRNPDIEQERRIAIFDLIEENTFKPMRAFGAGHEGPYKLTLSVVDGRLSIAIDDESGNRLEELLLGLARFRRPIREYFAICDSYYQAIRKASPQEIETIDMARRGVHNNAAELLLERLDGKVETDFPTARRLFTLICVLHIRG; from the coding sequence ATGGCCGACCCCCGCATCATCGATATCGCGCTGGACGAAGCGACGATCCTGTGGCGGAACCCCGATATCGAGCAGGAACGGCGCATCGCGATCTTCGACCTGATCGAGGAGAACACCTTCAAGCCGATGCGCGCCTTCGGGGCTGGGCATGAAGGGCCGTACAAGCTGACCCTGTCGGTGGTCGATGGACGGCTGTCGATCGCCATCGATGACGAATCGGGCAATCGGCTGGAAGAACTGTTGCTGGGCCTTGCCCGCTTTCGCCGCCCGATCCGCGAGTATTTCGCGATATGCGACAGCTATTACCAGGCAATTCGCAAGGCCAGCCCGCAAGAGATCGAGACGATCGACATGGCCCGGCGCGGGGTTCACAACAACGCGGCGGAACTGTTGCTGGAACGGCTGGATGGCAAGGTAGAGACCGATTTCCCGACCGCGCGGCGGCTGTTCACGCTGATCTGCGTGCTGCACATCCGGGGCTGA
- a CDS encoding glycoside hydrolase family 25 protein, which yields MPRIRLARPRLWLVFAAVVLAIVGTIWWKQAHWTPDVADYPLQGAWLSDGDVKVVPALPELGARFVYVTASLGAKGQNADFSATVEAARQAGLQAGAVHIYDPCRRADEQSANFVTLVARDADLLPPAVYLDKSGEDCPRRVRPAEVESELVVFLNQIESHAGMRAILAPSERFEEEYHFGSRAERELWLTRNWIAPGYAGRPWALWTANTDLRTGVVGGSVAWVVARP from the coding sequence ATGCCGCGAATCCGGCTGGCGCGCCCACGCCTCTGGCTGGTTTTCGCCGCCGTGGTGCTCGCCATCGTCGGGACGATCTGGTGGAAACAGGCGCACTGGACACCCGATGTGGCCGACTATCCTTTGCAGGGGGCATGGCTGTCGGACGGCGATGTCAAGGTGGTTCCGGCGCTGCCCGAACTCGGCGCGCGGTTCGTCTATGTGACCGCAAGTCTGGGTGCGAAGGGACAGAACGCCGATTTTTCGGCGACGGTGGAAGCCGCGCGGCAGGCCGGATTGCAGGCGGGCGCAGTTCATATCTACGATCCTTGCCGCCGCGCGGACGAGCAATCGGCCAACTTCGTCACGCTGGTCGCCCGCGATGCGGACCTGCTGCCGCCCGCCGTCTATCTCGACAAATCGGGGGAGGACTGCCCTCGCCGCGTGCGCCCCGCAGAGGTCGAATCGGAACTCGTCGTGTTCCTCAACCAGATCGAGAGCCACGCCGGGATGCGCGCCATCCTTGCGCCGAGCGAGCGGTTTGAGGAGGAGTACCACTTCGGCAGCCGGGCCGAGCGTGAGCTTTGGCTGACCCGCAACTGGATCGCGCCGGGCTATGCCGGGCGTCCTTGGGCGTTGTGGACCGCGAATACCGATCTGCGCACCGGCGTCGTTGGCGGCTCGGTCGCATGGGTCGTGGCGCGGCCCTAA
- the dcd gene encoding dCTP deaminase codes for MAILSDKWIREQAQNQGMIEPFVEAQKRDGCISYGLSSYGYDARVADEFKIFTNIDSAIVDPKDFASNSFVDKKTDCCIIPPNSFALARTVEYFRVPRDVLVICLGKSTYARCGIIVNVTPLEPGWEGHVTLEFSNTTPLPAKIYANEGACQFLFLKGNEPCEVSYADRAGKYMGQRGVTLPKL; via the coding sequence ATGGCGATTCTTTCCGACAAGTGGATCCGCGAACAGGCGCAGAATCAGGGTATGATCGAGCCCTTCGTCGAGGCTCAGAAGCGCGACGGTTGCATATCCTATGGCCTGTCGTCCTACGGCTATGACGCGCGCGTGGCGGACGAGTTCAAGATTTTCACCAACATCGACAGCGCTATTGTCGATCCCAAGGATTTCGCCAGCAACAGCTTCGTCGACAAGAAGACCGATTGCTGCATCATCCCGCCCAACAGTTTCGCACTGGCCCGCACGGTCGAATATTTCCGCGTGCCGCGCGACGTGCTGGTGATCTGCCTTGGCAAGAGCACCTATGCCCGGTGCGGCATCATCGTGAACGTCACCCCGCTGGAACCCGGCTGGGAAGGGCACGTCACGCTGGAATTTTCCAACACCACGCCGCTGCCCGCCAAGATCTATGCCAACGAAGGCGCGTGCCAATTCCTGTTCCTGAAAGGGAACGAGCCGTGCGAGGTCAGCTATGCC